From Caloranaerobacter sp. TR13, a single genomic window includes:
- the spoVG gene encoding septation regulator SpoVG yields the protein MKVTDVRIRKLSDEGRMKAIVSVTFDDEFVVHDIKIIEGNNGLFIAMPSRKMPDGEFRDIAHPINSETRSKIQESILAEYEKALRENKED from the coding sequence AAGAATTAGAAAGTTAAGTGATGAAGGTAGGATGAAAGCTATTGTATCAGTTACATTTGATGATGAGTTTGTAGTACATGATATAAAAATTATTGAAGGAAATAATGGTCTTTTTATAGCAATGCCTAGTAGAAAAATGCCAGATGGAGAATTTAGAGATATAGCTCATCCTATTAATTCAGAAACAAGAAGTAAAATTCAAGAATCGATTTTAGCAGAATATGAAAAAGCATTAAGAGAAAATAAGGAAGATTAG